A window from Thunnus albacares chromosome 19, fThuAlb1.1, whole genome shotgun sequence encodes these proteins:
- the ccdc126 gene encoding coiled-coil domain-containing protein 126 translates to MLGTLLRRNMSQKLSVLLLLFGLVWGLMLLRYTVQQPRHRSSAELREEILELSRRYVKVLTEENQNAPGGPQGTSMAGYADLKRTIAVLLDDILTRLVKLEGKIELVVNASSTNTSHTAGGVLASAPAALQKAPKQDTPGSHPGTLRFHPHIPNRPRQHQGA, encoded by the exons ATGCTGGGCACACTCCTGCGCAGGAACATGTCCCAGAAGCTgagtgtgctgctgctgctattcgGCCTGGTGTGGGGACTCATGCTGCTGCGCTATACTGTGCAGCAGCCTCGCCATCGGAGCAGCGCTGAGCTACGTGAGGAGATCCTGGAGCTCAGTCGGCGATATGTCAAGGTCTTGACAGAGGAGAACCAGAATGCACCTGGTGGACCACAAGGAACCTCCATGGCTGGTTACG ctgatctgaaGAGGACTATTGCTGTGTTACTGGACGACATTCTGACACGGCTGGTCAAACTGGAGGGCAAAATTGAACTGGTGGTCAACGCCTCCTCCACTAACACCTCCCATACAGCAGGGGGTGTCCTTGCTTCTGCTCCCGCTGCCCTCCAGAAAGCTCCGAAACAGGACACACCTGGCAGCCACCCAGGGACTTTGCGCTTTCACCCACACATCCCTAATAGGCCTCGGCAACATCAAGGAGCATAG